gaggcaacactacacgctctgaagacggaaggtgaagcagaagcagcgctcgccgcagctaaagtttgggaggcgactttcgaagaagaggagcgcgccaaagtcgacctcagcgagcaaggggtattttccaagacacccccctccatcaggcgtgcacaagagtatgtgcatgctcactttgacgaccagcgtgtgcaagcagatggcacacaaacgccaaacactgagcacctggttaggcacaatgactctcaacaaccagaaaatagcccaaaatcagcTGGTGCTTTTCCACATGTGCGTCACATCGACATCGCTGACGAAGAGCATCTCCAATCTCATCGTGGGAGAACGGACATCTCACACCAGCCTACTCCTTCAGCAACCCCACAAAGTGAACTGTCCAATTTAGCAGCCTATCTAGCACGGCGTGATCTGCTGACATCGGGGTTCAAGGTTTTCGACAACCGGCCAGAGTCCTACCTGTCCTGGAAGTCCATGTTCTGCAACGCGACGGAAGGCCTCAATCTCAAGCCCAGCGAAGAGctcgaccttctcaccaagtggctcggcggggagtctcttcaacacgctcagaggatcagggcggtccacgtgagtaatccacaggcaggtctccaacgtctgtggcagcggctagacaagacttatggctctccagaggtaattgaatcctcactcttccaacggttgcagacttttccaagaatctccaacaaagacactcacttactgcaggagcttgctgatcttctgttagagctatcgtatgccaaaagtgaaagttatttgccgggtcttagctttctcgacacaccaaggggcataaacccgatagttgaaaaactcccatatggactccaggagtcatgggttacacaaggtaccaaatacaaaagggaaaacggtgcagtctatccacctttttcgtattttgtgcggttcgtaaatgactacgctgaaatgagaacagaccctagctttatgttacagtgttcaaacgtaataaatccaagggttgataagacatcagtaagacgagacaaatacagagttccattggcggtgaataaaatagagatcagtccggctaaattgacagcactcgatccagacaaacaatgtcctatccaccaaaaaccacattcactcgtcaaatgcagggggtttagaatgaaaacactagacgaaagaaagaacattctcaaagagcacgccatttgttttaaatgttgtgcgtccacaaatcacagggctcgagactgtaaagctattatccaatgctcagaatgtgatagcgatgctcatgtgtctgccatgcatgtcggtccacctccatggacacctcaagactttaatcccccaacccagagtcacggcggggagtctgagggcccaaatcctgtgaacacagccagttgcacagaagtatgtgggcaaggcgtaaaaggaaaatcatgctcaaagatctgtttagttaatgtatatcgccgaacttctccagaaaagaaaaagagggtatatgccatgttggatgatcagagcaattcatccttagccagatctgcgttttttgacatgtttaatGTGCAAGGTACCATATTCCCATACACCATGAGAACATGTGCAGGTTTATCAGAGACACGAGGTCGCaaagctgatggctttgttgtagaagatgtagatggtaaggtctccatgatgctgcctacaataacagaatgtgatcagattccagataatagagacgaaattcccagccctgaggtagcagcagctcaccctcatttgcgatcaatcgcttcacagattcctcctctcgacccatcggcagacattcttctgctcctgggaagggacatcattcaggctcataaagttcgtggtcaggtaaatgggccaaacaatgcacctcatgcccagcgtctcgatttaggatgggttgtcataggtgatgtctgtctctctggagctcataaacccacattgaactcatttaagACGAACGTTCTAAACAGTGGACGTCCCACGTTCCTCAGTCCTTGCGAAAACACGATCGTTATCAAagagaaatacaccaaaaacgatccactaaacacacaagcggaactaggacaacatattttccaacaaacaacaaatgacgacaaagttgcactttcggcagaagatgcgttgttcctagacattatgcacaacaactTTGCTAAAGATGAGGCGAATAACTGGGTAGCTCCACTTCCATTCCGCTCACCTAGGCGGCGCCTACCTGACAATCGGGAGCAGGCCTACAATCGTTTAATGTCGCTCCGCAAAACGCTGAGAAGAAAACCTGAAATGAGAGCGCATTACGCTGAGTTTATGGAGAAAATATTCAGCAAGGGCCATGCCGAACCAGCGCCCGCACTGGCGCCAGATCAAGAGTGCTGGTATCTCCCTAGTTTTGGCGTTTACCACCCGCAAAAGCCAGAAAAAATTAGGGTAGTCTTTGATTCGAGTGCTCAACTTGACAATGTTTCTCTCAATGACGTGCTCCTCAAGGGACCAGATCTTAACAACACTCTCGTAGGAGTTCTGATGCGGTTTAGGTCCGACCCATACGCCGTCATGGCAGATGTGGAGCATATGTTTCACAACTTTATAGTACGAGAAGACCACCGTAACTACCTTCGTTTCTTGTGGTTCCAAAATCATGACCTTGATGGAAAAGTGCAAGAATTTAGGATGACTG
The DNA window shown above is from Corythoichthys intestinalis isolate RoL2023-P3 chromosome 14, ASM3026506v1, whole genome shotgun sequence and carries:
- the LOC130930251 gene encoding uncharacterized protein LOC130930251 isoform X2; the protein is MSQQEVSPPISQVVTRSEASHSHSSRRSRTSQAAAQARADAEAAYARARYAKRQIDMEVEKARIEATLHALKTEGEAEAALAAAKVWEATFEEEERAKVDLSEQGVFSKTPPSIRRAQEYVHAHFDDQRVQADGTQTPNTEHLVRHNDSQQPENSPKSAGAFPHVRHIDIADEEHLQSHRGRTDISHQPTPSATPQSELSNLAAYLARRDLLTSGFKVFDNRPESYLSWKSMFCNATEGLNLKPSEELDLLTKWLGGESLQHAQRIRAVHVSNPQAGLQRLWQRLDKTYGSPEVIESSLFQRLQTFPRISNKDTHLLQELADLLLELSYAKSESYLPGLSFLDTPRGINPIVEKLPYGLQESWVTQGTKYKRENGAVYPPFSYFVRFVNDYAEMRTDPSFMLQCSNVINPRVDKTSVRRDKYRVPLAVNKIEISPAKLTALDPDKQCPIHQKPHSLVKCRGFRMKTLDERKNILKEHAICFKCCASTNHRARDCKAIIQCSECDSDAHVSAMHVGPPPWTPQDFNPPTQSHGGESEGPNPVNTASCTEVCGQGVKGKSCSKICLVNVYRRTSPEKKKRVYAMLDDQSNSSLARSAFFDMFNVQGTIFPYTMRTCAGLSETRGRKADGFVVEDVDGKVSMMLPTITECDQIPDNRDEIPSPEVAAAHPHLRSIASQIPPLDPSADILLLLGRDIIQAHKVRGQEPFQPKIVL